Proteins from a genomic interval of Micromonospora sp. NBC_00389:
- a CDS encoding DUF3866 family protein has protein sequence MVRWRAGTVAALRRQWTGAMELDVDLPDGTRMRALAYPELVGTPEPGDRVLLNVGALLMGLGTGGYALVVALPDRLPPDPPASGDTRDTGHLVKARYTPLQPILLGVDEEASPHRDVLADADDLGGLPVVTADLHSALPAILAGIRADAPHARVAYLLTDGGALPAWFSRTLAGLRADLAGTITVGQAFGGDLEATTLHGGLLAARYVLRADVAVVAQGPGNLGTGTRWGFSGVAVGEAVNAVATLGGRPVGSLRISAADPRPRHRGVSHHSLTAYGRVALAPAELVVPDDLDPALAAEVDAALVPLAARHRIVRVPVTGLDAALRASTVPLSTMGRGLDADHAYFLAAAAAGRHAATLLP, from the coding sequence ATGGTGCGATGGCGGGCGGGGACGGTGGCGGCGCTGCGGCGGCAGTGGACCGGGGCGATGGAGCTCGACGTCGACCTGCCCGACGGCACCCGCATGCGGGCGCTGGCCTACCCGGAGTTGGTCGGCACGCCCGAGCCCGGCGACCGGGTGCTGCTCAACGTCGGTGCGCTGCTGATGGGGCTGGGCACCGGCGGGTACGCCCTGGTGGTGGCGCTGCCGGACCGGCTGCCGCCCGACCCGCCGGCCTCCGGCGACACCCGCGACACCGGGCACCTCGTCAAGGCCCGCTACACCCCGCTGCAACCGATCCTGCTCGGCGTCGACGAGGAGGCGTCCCCGCACCGGGACGTCCTGGCCGACGCCGACGACCTGGGCGGGCTGCCGGTGGTCACCGCCGACCTGCACTCGGCTCTGCCGGCGATCCTGGCCGGCATCCGGGCCGACGCCCCGCACGCCCGGGTGGCGTACCTGCTGACCGACGGTGGGGCGCTGCCGGCCTGGTTCTCCCGCACCCTGGCCGGGCTGCGCGCCGACCTTGCCGGGACGATCACCGTCGGGCAGGCGTTCGGCGGCGACCTGGAGGCCACCACCCTGCACGGCGGCCTGCTCGCCGCCCGGTACGTGCTGCGCGCCGACGTGGCGGTGGTCGCGCAGGGGCCCGGCAACCTCGGCACGGGCACCCGGTGGGGCTTCTCCGGGGTCGCCGTCGGCGAGGCGGTCAACGCGGTCGCCACGCTGGGCGGCCGGCCGGTCGGGTCACTGCGGATCTCCGCCGCCGACCCCCGCCCCCGGCACCGGGGCGTGTCCCACCACAGCCTCACCGCGTACGGCCGGGTGGCGCTCGCCCCGGCGGAGCTGGTGGTGCCCGACGACCTGGACCCGGCGCTGGCCGCCGAGGTGGACGCGGCGCTGGTCCCGCTGGCGGCCCGACACCGGATCGTCCGGGTGCCCGTCACCGGCCTCGACGCGGCGCTGCGGGCCAGCACCGTGCCGCTGTCCACCATGGGCCGTGGCCTCGACGCCGACCACGCCTACTTCCTCGCCGCCGCGGCGGCCGGCCGCCACGCCGCCACCCTGCTGCCCTGA
- a CDS encoding cation diffusion facilitator family transporter: protein MAEVGVKAEAGVKTESVGTVVVAGAANLAIAVAKLIAGLISGSAAMLSEAAHSIADTTTEVLLYQALRRGARPADTRHPFGYGKESYVWAFFAAMFTFVAGAGFAVTHGVTTILVHQHSGDYLVSYIVLGVSFVIESISLARAVRQVRRESRRWKTTPRRFLRLTADTTVKAVFLEDSAALIGLLLAGLGVGLSEATGDEVWDGVASILIGLLLLTVAGILASNNLSLLVGRAVPERLRRVIEQEMAGLPEVERIDTLLTMQLGPDDILVAAKVDFRDEATGAAIEATADEAERRLTGRFPEIRYVFLDPTRSLPGAGGQARNTQAGPSPDAGGAPDPT, encoded by the coding sequence ATGGCGGAAGTGGGCGTCAAGGCGGAAGCGGGCGTCAAGACCGAGAGCGTCGGCACCGTGGTCGTCGCCGGCGCCGCCAACCTCGCCATCGCGGTGGCCAAGCTGATCGCCGGGCTGATCTCCGGCTCGGCCGCGATGCTCTCCGAGGCGGCACACTCGATCGCCGACACCACCACCGAGGTGCTGCTCTACCAGGCGCTGCGCCGGGGCGCCCGGCCCGCGGACACCCGGCACCCCTTCGGGTACGGCAAGGAAAGCTACGTCTGGGCGTTCTTCGCGGCCATGTTCACCTTCGTCGCGGGCGCCGGTTTCGCCGTCACCCACGGCGTCACCACCATCCTGGTGCACCAGCACAGCGGCGACTATCTGGTCTCGTACATCGTGCTGGGGGTGTCGTTCGTCATCGAGTCCATCTCGCTGGCCCGGGCCGTGCGGCAGGTCCGCCGCGAGTCCCGGCGCTGGAAGACCACTCCCCGGCGGTTCCTGCGGCTGACCGCCGACACCACCGTCAAGGCGGTCTTCCTGGAGGACAGCGCGGCGCTGATCGGTCTGCTGCTGGCCGGGCTCGGGGTCGGCCTGTCCGAGGCCACCGGCGACGAGGTGTGGGACGGCGTCGCGTCGATTCTGATCGGGCTGCTGCTGCTGACGGTCGCCGGGATCCTGGCCAGCAACAACCTGTCCCTGCTGGTCGGCCGGGCGGTCCCGGAGCGGCTGCGCCGCGTGATCGAGCAGGAGATGGCCGGGCTGCCCGAGGTGGAGCGGATCGACACCCTGCTGACCATGCAGCTCGGCCCGGACGACATCCTGGTCGCCGCGAAGGTCGATTTTCGTGACGAGGCCACCGGCGCGGCCATCGAGGCCACCGCCGACGAGGCCGAGCGGCGGCTCACCGGGCGGTTCCCGGAGATCCGCTACGTCTTCCTCGACCCGACCCGTTCGCTGCCCGGCGCCGGCGGCCAGGCGCGAAACACCCAGGCCGGCCCGAGCCCGGACGCCGGCGGCGCACCCGACCCGACCTGA
- a CDS encoding helix-turn-helix transcriptional regulator: MSRTRTERLVNLVICLLSTRRFLTAAQIAATVPGYEHDPDDARDHEAFQRKFERDKAELRELGVPLETGTASVFDAEPGYRIAHREYALPDIPLEPDEAAAVGIAARLWQHAGLAAAASSGLAKLRAAGVDVDPQATLGLEPMVTVDPAFAPLTAAARDRREVGFDYRVPDRDAPSRRRLQPWGVVCWRGRWYVVGHDLDRAATRCFRLSRVVGSVRVTGAAGGYQPPAGVDLISHVARWSGPVERTGRATVLAAPGRAAGLRRWAVEVTAGTDGDRLVLPYADPDGIAGHLVGYGPDVRVLDPPEVREAVIQRLKEIAARHDDLAVTGGAR; the protein is encoded by the coding sequence GTGTCGCGGACCCGCACCGAACGCCTGGTCAACCTGGTGATCTGCCTCCTGTCCACGCGACGGTTCCTGACCGCCGCGCAGATCGCCGCGACCGTGCCCGGCTACGAGCACGATCCCGACGACGCGCGCGACCACGAGGCGTTCCAGCGCAAGTTCGAACGGGACAAGGCCGAGCTGCGTGAGCTGGGCGTGCCGCTGGAGACCGGAACGGCCAGCGTCTTCGACGCCGAGCCCGGCTACCGGATCGCCCATCGCGAGTACGCGCTGCCCGACATCCCCCTCGAACCGGACGAGGCCGCCGCGGTCGGCATCGCCGCCCGGCTGTGGCAGCACGCCGGGCTCGCCGCCGCCGCGTCATCCGGGCTAGCCAAGCTGCGCGCCGCCGGGGTGGACGTGGACCCGCAGGCCACCCTGGGCCTGGAGCCGATGGTCACCGTCGACCCGGCGTTCGCGCCGCTGACCGCCGCCGCCCGGGATCGCCGCGAGGTCGGCTTCGACTACCGGGTGCCCGACCGGGACGCGCCCAGTCGCCGCCGGCTGCAGCCGTGGGGCGTGGTCTGCTGGCGCGGCCGGTGGTATGTGGTCGGCCACGACCTCGACCGCGCGGCGACCCGCTGCTTCCGGCTGTCCCGGGTGGTCGGCTCGGTCCGGGTGACCGGCGCGGCCGGCGGATATCAGCCGCCGGCCGGCGTCGACCTGATCAGCCACGTGGCCCGCTGGTCCGGCCCGGTGGAGCGCACCGGCCGGGCCACCGTGCTGGCCGCACCGGGCCGGGCCGCCGGGCTGCGCCGCTGGGCGGTGGAGGTGACCGCCGGGACGGACGGTGACCGGCTGGTCCTGCCGTACGCCGACCCGGACGGGATCGCCGGCCACCTCGTCGGGTACGGCCCGGACGTGCGGGTG